From one Luteipulveratus mongoliensis genomic stretch:
- a CDS encoding oxygenase MpaB family protein encodes MAAPLLVPGSLDPVSALRRAHTVVRHRAAMALQSRVAGAEAGERADRIWGSAGERWFSPADPIWQVHLDAAMFVGGLRALLLQSLHPLAMAGVSDHSGYRGDPWGRLQRTSNFISTTTFGTVEDAERLLARIRGIHRRVRGSAPDGRGYRADDPHLLSWVHAAEADSFLECHTRYGAQPLSAADADVYVAQIGSIAARLGVPEPPSTVRGLREVLASYEPELEGSDLARDAARFVMFEPPMPVAVRPGYALLVSGAVASLPSPARAMLGIRLPPGGPTVLNAGGRAGAAAVRWMLSDPPVQRARSLRAG; translated from the coding sequence GTGGCTGCACCGCTTCTCGTCCCCGGCTCCCTGGACCCCGTGAGCGCCCTGCGGAGGGCGCACACCGTCGTACGCCATCGTGCGGCCATGGCACTGCAGAGCCGGGTCGCGGGGGCCGAGGCCGGCGAGCGTGCGGACCGTATCTGGGGCAGTGCCGGTGAGCGATGGTTCTCCCCCGCCGACCCGATCTGGCAGGTCCATCTGGACGCGGCGATGTTCGTCGGCGGCCTGCGCGCCCTGCTGCTGCAGTCCCTGCACCCGCTGGCGATGGCCGGGGTCTCGGACCACTCCGGCTACCGCGGCGATCCCTGGGGACGGTTGCAGCGGACCAGCAACTTCATCTCCACCACGACGTTCGGGACCGTCGAGGACGCCGAGCGGCTGCTTGCCCGGATCCGCGGGATCCATCGGCGGGTGCGTGGCTCCGCGCCGGACGGTCGCGGCTACCGCGCCGACGACCCGCACCTGCTCTCCTGGGTGCACGCGGCCGAGGCCGACTCTTTCCTGGAGTGCCACACGCGCTACGGCGCCCAGCCGCTCAGCGCGGCCGATGCCGACGTCTACGTCGCCCAGATCGGCTCGATCGCGGCACGCCTCGGCGTCCCTGAGCCGCCGAGCACGGTGCGAGGACTGCGAGAGGTACTCGCGTCGTACGAACCAGAGCTCGAGGGCTCGGACCTGGCTCGGGACGCCGCACGCTTCGTGATGTTCGAGCCGCCGATGCCGGTCGCCGTACGACCGGGCTACGCCTTGCTGGTCAGCGGCGCCGTGGCATCACTGCCGTCGCCGGCCCGCGCCATGCTCGGCATCCGACTCCCGCCGGGCGGCCCGACCGTGCTGAACGCCGGTGGCCGCGCCGGAGCCGCCGCGGTCCGGTGGATGCTGAGCGATCCGCCGGTCCAGCGGGCGCGCAGCCTGCGGGCGGGTTAG
- a CDS encoding ammonium transporter, translated as MSYVSLAAAEAPTLDVGNTAWVLTAAALVLLMTPGLALFYGGMNRSKSVLNMMMMSFGALGVVGVIYVLWGFSMSFGPDDVGGIFANPFSLFGLNGAINNSAGEPILWSVGNIPTSVFAGFQLTFAVITVALISGALSDRVKFSTWLVFSGVWVTLVYFPLAHMVWGGGKLSAAGWFGKTAADGTVEYGPIDFAGGTVVHINAGMAGLVLALLVGKRIGFGKVPMRPHNVPLTMLGAGLLWFGWFGFNAGSELAADGTAGLVWINTTAATCAAILGWLLVEKMRDGHATSIGAASGAVAGLVAITPACAALSPIGSLVLGVVAGGLCAVAVGLKYKLGYDDSLDVVGVHLVAGLWGTIGIGLLATGSGLFYGEGFRQLGIQTAVALIAVGFTAVMTTIIALVLKAVMGWRISEDDEVAGIDQAEHAESGYDFGAFGGGSRFGHLPPAGSTPLSSEHAEEVNA; from the coding sequence ATGAGCTACGTTTCCCTTGCCGCCGCCGAGGCGCCGACGCTGGATGTGGGCAATACCGCCTGGGTCCTGACCGCCGCCGCCCTCGTGCTGCTGATGACGCCAGGCCTGGCTTTGTTCTACGGCGGTATGAACCGCTCGAAGTCAGTCCTGAACATGATGATGATGTCGTTCGGCGCCCTCGGGGTCGTCGGTGTCATCTACGTGCTGTGGGGCTTCTCGATGTCCTTCGGCCCCGACGACGTTGGCGGCATCTTTGCCAACCCGTTCTCGCTGTTCGGCCTCAACGGAGCCATCAACAACTCCGCGGGCGAACCGATCCTGTGGTCGGTGGGCAACATCCCGACCTCGGTCTTCGCCGGCTTCCAGCTGACCTTCGCGGTCATCACGGTGGCGCTGATCAGCGGCGCGCTGTCGGACCGCGTGAAGTTCAGCACCTGGCTGGTCTTCTCGGGTGTGTGGGTCACCCTCGTCTACTTCCCCCTGGCCCACATGGTCTGGGGCGGTGGCAAGCTCAGCGCGGCCGGCTGGTTCGGCAAGACGGCAGCTGATGGCACCGTCGAGTACGGCCCGATCGACTTCGCCGGCGGCACCGTGGTGCACATCAACGCTGGTATGGCGGGCCTGGTCCTGGCGCTCCTGGTCGGCAAGCGGATCGGCTTCGGCAAGGTGCCGATGCGTCCGCACAACGTGCCGCTCACGATGCTCGGCGCCGGTCTGCTGTGGTTCGGCTGGTTCGGCTTCAACGCCGGCTCGGAGCTCGCCGCCGATGGCACGGCCGGTCTCGTCTGGATCAACACCACCGCCGCGACGTGTGCCGCCATCCTCGGCTGGCTGCTGGTGGAGAAGATGCGTGACGGACACGCCACCTCGATCGGCGCGGCCTCCGGTGCCGTGGCCGGACTCGTCGCCATCACGCCGGCCTGTGCGGCCCTGTCGCCGATCGGCTCGCTCGTCCTCGGCGTCGTCGCCGGTGGCCTGTGCGCCGTCGCGGTCGGCCTGAAGTACAAGCTCGGCTACGACGACTCGCTCGACGTCGTCGGCGTCCACCTGGTCGCCGGCCTGTGGGGCACGATCGGTATCGGCCTGCTGGCCACGGGCAGCGGCCTGTTCTACGGCGAAGGCTTCCGCCAGCTGGGCATCCAGACGGCTGTTGCTCTGATCGCCGTCGGATTCACCGCCGTCATGACCACGATCATTGCCCTGGTGCTGAAGGCCGTGATGGGCTGGCGCATCAGTGAGGACGACGAGGTTGCCGGCATCGACCAGGCGGAGCACGCCGAGTCGGGCTACGACTTCGGAGCCTTTGGCGGTGGCAGCCGTTTCGGTCACCTGCCGCCAGCAGGCAGTACCCCGCTGTCGTCCGAGCACGCTGAGGAGGTCAACGCATGA
- a CDS encoding P-II family nitrogen regulator, producing MKLITAIIKPFKLDEVKEALEAYGIAGMTVSEASGYGRQRGHSEVYRGAEYTVDFVPKVRLEVIVEDMDAASVVDVIVKASQTGRIGDGKVWTIPVDEVVRVRTGERGATAL from the coding sequence ATGAAGCTCATCACCGCCATCATCAAACCGTTCAAGCTGGACGAGGTGAAGGAAGCCCTCGAGGCCTACGGCATCGCCGGCATGACGGTCAGTGAGGCCAGCGGCTACGGCCGTCAGCGCGGTCACAGCGAGGTCTACCGAGGCGCTGAGTACACCGTGGACTTCGTGCCCAAGGTGCGCCTCGAGGTCATCGTCGAGGACATGGACGCGGCCAGTGTCGTCGATGTCATCGTCAAGGCGTCGCAGACCGGTCGCATCGGCGACGGCAAGGTCTGGACGATCCCCGTCGATGAGGTCGTACGCGTACGCACTGGCGAACGAGGAGCGACAGCTCTGTAG
- a CDS encoding [protein-PII] uridylyltransferase — MDAAALHTTTRLDLAATRDFTRAGAGRGRRERLTAYGRSWLGDIWDEAVKLTTGGREEGIALAAVGSLARGDCGPLSDYDLVLLHDGRSVRTDDVNALAEKIWYPVWDSGARLDHSVRTLGECRQVASNDLTAAVGLLDLEWISGDPVVVSGVRQSIAHDWRSNARKRLPELIESLEQRHERHGDLTTSIEPDLKEGRGGLRDMTILRALTAAWLADRPHGEVDEAYERLLDVRDALHVVTGRGRDRLGREDQDAVAALLGHPDADAMLTSVVSAARSVSFALDGTMRRSAQSQRARTLRVGPRRPVLTPLGYGLFGHDGEVVLGRGLIPTGDPLLLLRAAGSAARRQLPLAPTTVANLTRDIGPLPTPWPEPVRDAFIDLLASGPGLVQVWEALDMSGVISRWLPEWKAVRSRPQRNAVHRFTVDRHLIETVVEAGRLRLGVDRPDLLLVTALLHDIGKIAGVHDHAVEGAPVAASMAGRMGFDDDDVDAIELLVREHLSLIDLATRRDPQDPQTVRAVVAAVEERADLLEQLRALTEADALAAGPTAWTSWRTRLVDELTTKARAALAGRHVVRSEPEDAPEVLTQEAMDRLMLGDAHVVVTVVEGGARVDVADRDRLGLFADTAGLLAAYGAVVRTARLRTVDGVAANTWHVEVPDGDLPAAETLRRGLKQLAGGDRTPLRALERRRPTGAIPLRPLTRAAVVPEGSQDATVIEVRSPDRPGLLRDIGMTFARFGLGVRSAHVATYAGQTLDTFYLTGAGGQPVAPPAVAQVIGALIDVCDGANSG; from the coding sequence ATGGACGCCGCTGCGCTGCACACGACGACGAGGCTCGACCTTGCCGCGACGCGCGACTTCACCCGCGCGGGCGCGGGACGAGGGCGCAGGGAGCGACTGACGGCGTACGGCCGCAGCTGGCTCGGTGACATCTGGGACGAGGCCGTCAAGCTCACGACCGGAGGCCGTGAGGAGGGCATCGCGCTCGCCGCGGTCGGCAGTCTCGCGAGGGGTGACTGCGGTCCGCTGAGCGACTACGACCTGGTGCTGCTGCACGACGGCCGCAGCGTGCGTACCGACGATGTCAACGCCCTCGCCGAGAAGATCTGGTACCCCGTCTGGGACTCCGGTGCGCGGCTGGACCACTCCGTACGCACCCTCGGCGAGTGCCGCCAGGTGGCCAGCAACGACCTCACGGCCGCCGTCGGCCTGCTCGACCTCGAGTGGATCTCCGGTGACCCGGTGGTCGTCTCGGGCGTCCGCCAGAGCATCGCCCACGACTGGCGCTCCAACGCTCGCAAGCGGCTGCCTGAGCTGATCGAGAGCCTGGAGCAGCGCCACGAGCGGCACGGCGACCTCACGACCTCGATCGAGCCGGACCTCAAGGAGGGCCGGGGCGGGCTGCGCGACATGACCATCCTGCGTGCGCTGACAGCGGCCTGGCTGGCCGACCGTCCGCACGGCGAGGTCGACGAGGCCTACGAACGTCTGCTCGACGTACGAGACGCCCTCCACGTCGTCACCGGTCGGGGCCGGGACCGGCTCGGTCGCGAGGACCAGGACGCCGTCGCCGCGCTGCTCGGACACCCGGACGCCGACGCGATGCTCACCAGCGTCGTCTCCGCCGCCCGCTCGGTGTCGTTCGCGCTCGACGGGACGATGCGTCGCTCGGCGCAGTCGCAGCGGGCCCGTACGCTCCGGGTCGGCCCTCGTCGTCCCGTGCTCACACCGCTCGGCTACGGCCTTTTCGGGCACGACGGAGAGGTTGTCCTCGGGCGCGGTCTGATCCCGACGGGCGACCCGCTCCTGCTCCTGCGCGCGGCCGGCTCAGCGGCCCGCCGACAGCTCCCGCTCGCGCCGACCACCGTCGCCAACCTGACCCGTGACATCGGTCCGCTGCCGACGCCGTGGCCCGAGCCCGTACGCGATGCCTTCATCGACCTGCTCGCCAGTGGTCCCGGGCTCGTGCAGGTCTGGGAAGCCCTCGACATGTCCGGTGTCATCAGCCGCTGGCTACCTGAGTGGAAGGCGGTCCGTAGCCGTCCGCAACGCAACGCCGTGCACCGCTTCACCGTCGATCGGCACCTCATCGAGACCGTGGTCGAGGCGGGGCGGCTGCGTCTTGGCGTCGACCGGCCCGACCTCCTGCTCGTGACCGCCCTCCTGCACGACATCGGCAAGATCGCCGGCGTGCACGACCACGCGGTCGAGGGCGCGCCCGTCGCGGCGAGCATGGCCGGCCGGATGGGATTCGACGACGACGACGTGGACGCGATCGAGCTCCTGGTCCGCGAGCACCTCAGCCTCATCGACCTCGCGACGCGTCGTGACCCGCAGGACCCGCAGACCGTACGAGCCGTGGTCGCCGCGGTCGAGGAGCGCGCCGACCTGCTCGAGCAGCTGCGCGCCCTGACCGAGGCCGACGCGCTCGCCGCCGGGCCGACGGCCTGGACGTCGTGGCGTACCCGGCTCGTCGACGAGCTGACCACGAAGGCGCGTGCCGCGCTCGCGGGCCGCCACGTCGTGCGCTCCGAACCGGAGGACGCGCCCGAGGTCCTCACCCAGGAAGCCATGGATCGCCTGATGCTGGGCGATGCCCATGTCGTCGTCACGGTCGTCGAGGGTGGCGCCCGAGTCGACGTCGCGGACCGGGACCGGCTCGGACTCTTCGCCGACACGGCCGGGCTGCTCGCGGCGTACGGCGCAGTCGTCCGCACCGCGCGCCTGCGCACGGTCGACGGCGTGGCCGCCAACACCTGGCACGTCGAGGTGCCGGACGGCGATCTCCCGGCGGCCGAGACGCTCCGGCGAGGACTGAAACAGCTGGCCGGCGGCGACCGTACGCCGTTGCGCGCCTTGGAGCGGCGCCGTCCGACGGGCGCGATCCCGCTGCGTCCTCTCACCCGGGCGGCGGTCGTCCCGGAAGGTTCGCAGGATGCGACCGTCATCGAGGTGCGCTCGCCCGACCGGCCCGGGCTGCTACGCGACATCGGCATGACGTTCGCGCGCTTCGGCCTCGGGGTACGCAGCGCGCACGTCGCGACGTACGCAGGCCAGACCCTCGACACGTTCTACCTGACGGGCGCGGGCGGTCAGCCCGTCGCGCCGCCCGCCGTGGCCCAGGTCATCGGTGCGCTCATCGATGTCTGCGACGGAGCGAACTCAGGCTGA
- the ffh gene encoding signal recognition particle protein, whose amino-acid sequence MFTSLSDRLTATFQNLRGKGRLSESDVNATVRDIRMALLDADVALPVVKEFTRGVRERALGSEVSQALNPGQQVVKIVNDELVKILGGETRQLQLAKNPPTVILLAGLQGSGKTTFAGKLAKLLKDQGHYPLLVAADLQRPNAVTQLEVVADRAGVVCFAPEQGNVGGHDAVTDSGEGTHSFGDPVWVAKAGVGQAKVRGYDVVIVDTAGRLAVDENLMQQARNIRDEIQPDEVLFVIDAMIGQAAVDTALAFQDGVDFTGVVLSKLDGDARGGAALSVASVTGRPIMYASIGEQTKDIEVFHPDRMASRILDMGDVLTLIEQAEKAFDQRQAAEMQRKFLADEDFTFHDFLEQMSAIKKMGNLKSLLQMMPGMGQMKEQLANFDEREFDRVEAMVRSMTPFERTHPKQINGSRRSRIAKGSGVTVSEVNQLLERFQGAQKMMRQMRKGGGMPGMPPMPGMPGPGAASKKKQVKKKGKSGNPAKRAQQEKAAAEKAEAARTASLGNAFGTPEPEQDMSDIKLPKGFEKFLDRKD is encoded by the coding sequence GTGTTTACCAGCCTGTCCGACCGCCTGACCGCGACGTTCCAGAACCTTCGCGGCAAAGGACGCCTCTCCGAGTCCGATGTCAACGCCACGGTGCGCGACATCCGGATGGCGCTCCTCGACGCCGACGTCGCTCTGCCGGTCGTCAAGGAGTTCACCCGCGGCGTCCGCGAGCGGGCACTCGGCTCTGAGGTCAGCCAGGCGCTGAACCCCGGCCAGCAGGTCGTCAAGATCGTCAACGACGAGCTCGTGAAGATCCTGGGCGGCGAGACGCGTCAGCTCCAGCTGGCCAAGAACCCGCCGACCGTCATCCTGCTCGCGGGCCTCCAGGGTTCCGGTAAGACGACCTTCGCCGGCAAGCTCGCCAAGCTCCTCAAGGATCAGGGTCACTACCCGCTCCTGGTGGCGGCCGACCTGCAGCGCCCCAACGCGGTCACCCAGCTGGAGGTCGTCGCCGACCGGGCCGGTGTCGTCTGCTTCGCGCCGGAGCAGGGCAACGTCGGCGGCCACGACGCCGTCACGGACTCGGGCGAGGGCACCCACTCCTTCGGCGACCCGGTGTGGGTCGCCAAGGCCGGCGTCGGTCAGGCCAAGGTGCGTGGCTACGACGTGGTCATCGTCGACACGGCCGGCCGCCTCGCGGTCGATGAGAACCTCATGCAGCAGGCCCGCAACATCCGCGACGAGATCCAGCCCGACGAGGTGCTGTTCGTCATCGACGCGATGATCGGTCAGGCCGCGGTCGACACCGCGCTCGCCTTCCAGGACGGCGTCGACTTCACCGGTGTGGTGCTGTCCAAGCTCGACGGTGACGCCCGTGGTGGTGCGGCGCTGTCGGTCGCCTCCGTGACCGGCCGGCCCATCATGTACGCCTCCATCGGTGAGCAGACCAAGGACATCGAGGTCTTCCACCCGGACCGGATGGCCTCGCGCATCCTCGACATGGGTGACGTGCTCACCCTCATCGAGCAGGCCGAGAAGGCGTTCGACCAGCGGCAAGCCGCCGAGATGCAGCGCAAGTTCCTGGCGGACGAGGACTTCACGTTCCACGACTTCCTCGAGCAGATGTCGGCCATCAAGAAGATGGGCAACCTGAAGTCGCTGCTGCAGATGATGCCCGGTATGGGGCAGATGAAGGAGCAGCTGGCCAACTTCGACGAGCGCGAGTTCGACCGGGTCGAGGCCATGGTGCGCTCGATGACGCCGTTCGAGCGGACCCACCCCAAGCAGATCAACGGCTCGCGTCGCTCGCGCATCGCCAAGGGCTCGGGTGTCACGGTGTCCGAGGTCAACCAGCTCCTGGAGCGCTTCCAGGGCGCCCAGAAGATGATGCGGCAGATGCGCAAGGGCGGCGGTATGCCGGGCATGCCGCCGATGCCGGGTATGCCTGGTCCCGGGGCCGCTAGCAAGAAGAAGCAGGTCAAGAAGAAGGGCAAGAGCGGCAACCCGGCCAAGCGTGCCCAGCAGGAGAAGGCGGCTGCGGAGAAGGCCGAGGCGGCGCGTACGGCCTCTTTGGGCAACGCCTTCGGCACTCCTGAGCCCGAGCAGGACATGTCCGACATCAAGCTCCCCAAGGGCTTCGAGAAGTTCCTCGATCGCAAGGACTGA
- a CDS encoding winged helix-turn-helix domain-containing protein gives MLRIHFDEADLTSIVLAPSASPMWEMLLSLHALQATYADPVFGAWRRETRIKATPHLRLLLDVAPAYGYSPDFVTPEVMGGSIDTARDALMATPLERVHEEISAVATRSPARPRLEQLAGSPKTGLSMLVDAVGAYWATAMAPHWAGLQRRVAEDLDRRRQLMTTQGVGALLDSLGPRVRWTGRVLEIAGFNDNDVYLEGRGLTLQPSYFCWQDPTKLREPQGRPVLVYPIEHDRSVLSGRKAPERESSISRLLGEARRDLLNAAESPGTTSELAQRCMMSVSSASRHAAALRDAGLLTSHRDGQSVQHQTTALGRALLSGSVA, from the coding sequence ATGCTGCGCATCCATTTTGATGAGGCCGATCTGACCTCGATCGTGCTGGCGCCGAGCGCGTCCCCCATGTGGGAGATGCTGCTCAGCCTGCACGCGCTCCAGGCAACGTACGCCGACCCCGTGTTCGGGGCTTGGCGCCGCGAGACTCGAATCAAGGCCACGCCACATCTGCGCCTTCTCCTCGACGTCGCACCGGCGTACGGCTACTCACCCGACTTCGTGACGCCCGAGGTGATGGGCGGCTCGATCGACACCGCGCGTGACGCGCTGATGGCGACGCCGCTGGAGCGGGTGCACGAGGAGATCTCAGCGGTGGCCACCCGAAGCCCCGCGCGGCCCCGCCTCGAGCAGCTGGCGGGCAGTCCCAAGACCGGTCTGTCGATGCTGGTCGACGCCGTGGGCGCCTACTGGGCGACCGCGATGGCTCCGCACTGGGCGGGCCTGCAGCGTCGGGTCGCCGAGGACCTGGACCGTCGGCGACAGCTGATGACCACCCAGGGCGTGGGTGCGCTGCTGGACAGTCTTGGTCCGAGAGTCCGGTGGACGGGACGGGTCCTGGAGATCGCCGGATTCAACGACAACGACGTCTACCTCGAGGGCCGCGGTCTGACCCTGCAGCCGTCCTACTTCTGCTGGCAGGACCCCACCAAGCTGCGTGAGCCTCAGGGGCGGCCCGTGCTGGTCTATCCGATCGAGCACGACCGCTCGGTGCTGTCCGGCCGGAAGGCGCCGGAGCGGGAGAGCTCGATCAGCCGGCTGCTGGGAGAGGCGCGTCGCGACCTGCTCAACGCTGCTGAGAGTCCTGGCACCACCAGTGAGCTCGCACAGCGCTGCATGATGTCGGTCTCGAGCGCGAGCCGACACGCAGCAGCTCTGCGGGACGCCGGCCTGCTGACCTCGCATCGCGACGGGCAGTCCGTTCAGCATCAGACCACCGCACTTGGTCGTGCGCTGCTGTCAGGTTCAGTCGCCTGA
- a CDS encoding NlpC/P60 family protein, with protein MKHKMRYIGAGLVGSCVIAMGLVVTHNSASAADGSCVAHGQVSAASARAIEAACAEFNKKTPYSWGGGHGGQPGATTGSIYGDEPGESGGYYDDRNLVGYDCSGLMRWAWFKATGVDYGAGGTSQQGGAMTSHGFTALPNPGDAGSYQPGDVIVWRGHTAMVLGDGMMVQAEGDDADLTVKPISSHGGTPTGVYRYNGDGGTPPPPPQDPGEGKPLSIWASNVAVRTDSNNGSAQVGTTGPGTFGFTCQKRGENVSADGYSNDLWSYSKKLGGFVNNVFMKGEADYGLPACGGDAPKPPAPSDPGKSLDIWATDVNVRTDATSASGKVRTIQPSSATFTCQKRGEMVNDSGYSNDLWSFSPQLGGYVNNVFMKGDADYALKAC; from the coding sequence ATGAAGCACAAGATGCGCTACATCGGGGCGGGGCTCGTTGGATCCTGTGTGATCGCAATGGGTCTCGTCGTCACGCACAACTCAGCCAGCGCTGCCGACGGCAGCTGCGTCGCGCACGGCCAGGTCTCTGCTGCGTCAGCACGCGCCATCGAGGCGGCCTGCGCCGAGTTCAACAAGAAGACGCCGTACTCCTGGGGCGGCGGCCACGGGGGCCAGCCCGGCGCCACGACCGGAAGCATCTACGGCGACGAGCCCGGCGAGTCCGGCGGCTACTACGACGACCGCAACCTGGTCGGCTACGACTGCTCGGGCCTGATGCGCTGGGCGTGGTTCAAGGCGACCGGTGTCGACTACGGCGCCGGCGGAACGAGCCAGCAGGGCGGGGCAATGACCAGCCACGGCTTCACTGCGCTACCCAACCCGGGCGACGCCGGCAGCTACCAGCCCGGCGACGTCATCGTCTGGCGAGGCCACACCGCGATGGTGCTGGGCGACGGCATGATGGTGCAGGCCGAGGGCGACGACGCCGACCTCACGGTCAAGCCGATCTCCTCGCACGGTGGCACCCCCACCGGCGTCTACCGCTACAACGGCGACGGTGGCACCCCGCCGCCCCCGCCGCAGGATCCGGGCGAGGGTAAGCCGCTCTCGATCTGGGCCAGCAACGTTGCGGTCCGCACTGACTCCAACAACGGCAGCGCACAGGTCGGCACGACGGGTCCGGGCACGTTCGGGTTCACCTGCCAGAAGCGCGGCGAGAACGTCTCTGCCGACGGCTACTCCAACGACCTGTGGTCGTACTCCAAGAAGCTCGGTGGCTTCGTGAACAACGTGTTCATGAAGGGTGAGGCCGACTACGGTCTCCCGGCTTGCGGTGGCGACGCCCCGAAGCCCCCGGCTCCTTCTGACCCCGGCAAGTCCCTGGACATCTGGGCGACGGACGTCAACGTCCGCACCGACGCCACGTCGGCCTCGGGCAAGGTCCGCACCATCCAGCCCTCCTCCGCGACATTCACCTGCCAGAAGCGCGGCGAGATGGTCAACGACAGCGGCTACTCCAACGACCTGTGGTCCTTCTCACCGCAGCTCGGCGGCTACGTCAACAACGTGTTCATGAAGGGCGACGCGGACTACGCCCTCAAGGCCTGCTGA
- a CDS encoding amidohydrolase family protein, producing MAAVLHVSGQVLVGADEVREEIWVIDGRVSYDPPASGVEVQSVAGWVLPGLVDAHCHVGLESTGGVPPERAEEHAIADREAGALLLRDAGSPVDTRWIDDREDLPRLIRAGQHIARTRRYMKNFAHEIEPEDLVAYVRQEARRGDGWVKLVGDWIDRETGDLSPSFPAESLKPAIDAAHAEGAKVTAHCFGEQSLYDLAEAGIDCIEHATGLQSESVEMFAERGIAIVPTLVNIANFPKFAAAGEKKFPEYAGHMRRLHESRYDVVGAAHDAGVQVFCGTDAGGQLPHGLVADEVIELGRAGLSRVEAISAASWGAREWLGRPGLTEGASADLVVYQQDPREDLRVLKDPAHIVLRGRVVT from the coding sequence ATGGCTGCGGTGCTGCATGTCTCAGGGCAGGTCCTCGTCGGAGCGGATGAGGTCCGTGAGGAGATCTGGGTGATCGACGGGCGGGTGTCGTACGACCCGCCCGCCTCCGGGGTCGAGGTCCAGTCGGTCGCCGGCTGGGTCCTGCCGGGCCTGGTCGACGCGCACTGCCACGTCGGTCTCGAGTCCACCGGGGGAGTGCCGCCGGAGCGGGCCGAGGAGCACGCCATCGCCGACCGTGAGGCCGGAGCTCTCCTCCTCCGCGATGCAGGCAGCCCGGTCGACACCCGCTGGATCGATGACCGCGAGGACCTCCCTCGCCTGATTCGCGCCGGCCAGCACATCGCGCGGACCCGCCGCTATATGAAGAACTTCGCGCACGAGATCGAGCCTGAGGACCTGGTCGCCTACGTGCGGCAGGAGGCCCGGCGCGGTGACGGCTGGGTCAAGCTCGTCGGTGACTGGATCGATCGGGAGACCGGAGACCTTTCGCCGTCCTTCCCGGCCGAGTCGCTCAAGCCGGCGATCGATGCCGCGCACGCCGAAGGCGCGAAGGTCACCGCACACTGCTTCGGTGAGCAGTCCCTCTACGACCTCGCCGAGGCAGGCATCGACTGCATCGAGCACGCGACCGGCCTGCAGTCGGAGTCGGTCGAGATGTTCGCCGAGCGGGGGATCGCGATCGTGCCCACGCTGGTCAACATCGCCAACTTCCCGAAGTTCGCGGCGGCCGGCGAGAAGAAGTTCCCTGAGTACGCCGGCCACATGCGTCGGCTGCACGAGTCCCGCTACGACGTGGTCGGCGCGGCGCACGACGCAGGGGTGCAGGTCTTCTGCGGTACCGACGCGGGCGGTCAGCTGCCGCACGGGCTGGTGGCCGACGAGGTGATCGAGCTGGGCCGGGCCGGCCTCAGCCGGGTCGAGGCGATCTCGGCGGCGAGCTGGGGTGCGCGCGAGTGGCTCGGACGCCCTGGCCTCACCGAAGGCGCGAGCGCGGATCTCGTGGTCTACCAACAGGATCCACGCGAAGACCTACGCGTCCTGAAGGACCCGGCGCACATCGTGCTCAGGGGTCGTGTTGTCACCTGA
- a CDS encoding GNAT family N-acetyltransferase, whose product MLSPEVRGLEATGARVRVSTVVQSDIAPYRLAVEMSRERLARWNPVDPDDLARHLAAQSATHRTFVVHALEPVGQHDIVGKVNVTNIARGRFQNATIGYDSYDPYAGRGLFGEGLRLVVGLAFTAEPRGLGLHRVNANVQPGNTSSAGALRSLGFRREGRAAAMLWLSDDTGATAWRDHDEHAVTADEWPAPAYQPHQHARVVTIVNGPSSAGRTTVTRALSQELGVPVLSKDLVKDDETLWSLLADSPTGAVIEASFAREAQAFVRTGLERAGIRAERVPQVWCEAPSLAAPNQPLELGPLLRVDTSAPWTPRAVTALALQIRAIIH is encoded by the coding sequence GTGTTGTCACCTGAGGTCAGGGGTCTGGAGGCGACGGGCGCACGAGTCCGTGTCAGCACGGTCGTCCAGTCCGACATCGCGCCCTATCGGCTGGCGGTCGAGATGTCCCGCGAGCGGCTGGCGCGCTGGAACCCCGTCGACCCGGACGACCTGGCCCGCCACCTAGCCGCCCAGTCGGCGACCCACCGCACGTTCGTGGTCCACGCGCTCGAGCCGGTGGGCCAGCACGACATCGTCGGCAAGGTCAACGTCACCAACATCGCGCGTGGCCGATTTCAGAACGCCACGATCGGCTACGACTCTTATGACCCGTACGCCGGTCGCGGACTCTTCGGCGAGGGCCTGCGGCTCGTCGTCGGACTGGCCTTCACCGCAGAGCCGCGCGGCCTCGGCCTGCACCGCGTCAACGCCAACGTGCAGCCTGGCAACACCAGCTCGGCAGGAGCCTTGCGGTCATTGGGTTTTCGGCGTGAGGGCCGGGCGGCGGCCATGCTCTGGCTGTCCGACGACACCGGTGCGACGGCCTGGCGCGACCATGATGAGCACGCAGTGACCGCGGACGAGTGGCCGGCTCCGGCGTACCAGCCGCATCAACATGCGCGCGTCGTGACGATCGTCAACGGCCCGTCGAGCGCCGGTAGGACCACCGTCACGCGAGCACTCAGCCAGGAGCTCGGCGTACCCGTGCTGTCCAAGGATCTCGTCAAGGACGACGAGACGCTGTGGTCTCTGCTCGCTGACTCGCCGACGGGTGCGGTGATCGAGGCGTCGTTCGCGCGAGAGGCGCAGGCTTTCGTACGAACTGGCTTGGAGCGTGCGGGTATTCGCGCCGAGCGCGTTCCGCAGGTCTGGTGTGAGGCGCCCTCGCTCGCGGCGCCGAACCAGCCGCTGGAGCTGGGGCCGCTGCTGCGGGTGGACACCTCCGCGCCGTGGACGCCGCGCGCCGTGACGGCGCTCGCGCTCCAGATCCGGGCGATCATCCACTGA